A stretch of Oryza brachyantha chromosome 4, ObraRS2, whole genome shotgun sequence DNA encodes these proteins:
- the LOC102700620 gene encoding protein DJ-1 homolog D, with translation MASKKVLLLCGDYMEDYEAMVPFQALQAYGVSVDAVCPGKKSGDSCRTAVHQMTGHQTYAESRGHNFALNASFDEVNVNEFDGLVIPGGRAPEYLAMDDKVLDLVRKFSDAKKPIASVCHGQLILAAAGVVQNRKCTAYPAVKPVLVAAGAKWEEADTMDKCTVDGNLVTAVAYDAHPEFISLFVKALGGSVAGSNKRILFLCGDYMEDYEVMVPFQSLQALGCHVDAVCPEKGAGEKCATAIHDFEGDQTYSEKPGHDFALTASFDNVDASSYDALVIPGGRAPEYLALNDKVISLVRGFMDKAKPVASICHGQQILSAAGVLKGRKCTAYPAVKLNVVLGGATWLEPNPIDRCFTDGNLVTGAAWPGHPEFISQLMTLLGIKVTF, from the exons ATGGCCTCCAAGAAGGTGCTCCTGCTCTGCGGAGACTACATGGAGGACTACGAG GCCATGGTTCCTTTCCAAGCGCTGCAAGCGTATGGGGTGTCCGTGGATGCCGTCTGCCCCGGCAAGAAATCCGGCGACTCCTGCCGCACCGCCGTCCACCAGATGACTGGTCACCAG ACATATGCTGAGTCAAGGGGTCATAATTTTGCACTTAATGCTTCGTTTGATGAGGTTAATGTCAATGAATTCGATGGCTTGGTAATTCCTGGAGGCCGTGCACCAGAGTATCTTGCGATGGATGACAAAGTGCTTGATTTAGTAAGGAAATTCTCCGACGCGAAGAAGCCTATTGCATCGGTTTGCCATGGACAGTTGATTTTGGCAGCAGCAGGAGTAGTCCAGAACCGAAAATGCACTGCATATCCTGCTGTTAAACCAGTTCTAGTTGCTGCTGGTGCTAAGTGGGAAGAAGCTGATACTATGGACAAATGCACAGTTGATGGTAATCTTGTCACTGCAGTGGCTTATGATGCACATCCTGAATTCATCAGCCTTTTTGTGAAAGCACTTGGAGGCTCTGTAGCTGGCTCAAACAAACGAATATTGTTCCTTTGTGGG GATTACATGGAAGATTATGAGGTTATGGTCCCGTTTCAGTCTCTTCAAGCCCTTGGTTGCCATGTTGATGCAGTTTGCCCTGAGAAAGGTGCTGGGGAGAAATGCGCAACTGCCATTCATGACTTTGAAGGTGATCAAACATACAGTGAGAAGCCTGGTCATGATTTTGCTTTGACAGCATCGTTTGACAATGTGGATGCATCAAGTTATGATGCGCTCGTAATTCCTGGTGGACGGGCTCCTGAGTACCTTGCGCTGAATGATAAAGTCATTAGCCTGGTGAGGGGCTTCATGGATAAAGCAAAGCCAGTCGCATCAATTTGCCATGGCCAGCAGATTTTGTCTGCTGCTGGAGTCCTTAAG GGAAGGAAATGCACGGCATATCCAGCAGTGAAGCTCAACGTGGTGCTCGGCGGGGCAACATGGCTGGAGCCTAATCCTATCGACCGCTGCTTCACCGACGGCAACCTCGTGACCGGTGCGGCATGGCCTGGGCACCCGGAGTTCATCTCCCAGCTCATGACATTACTGGGCATCAAGGTCACCTTCTGA
- the LOC102712075 gene encoding zinc finger CCCH domain-containing protein 32 encodes MEADGAAAAEASTEAGASASARPLAPEEEALRRNTDCVYFLASPLTCKKGNECDFRHSEGARMNPRDCWYWLNSNCLNPKCPFRHPPIDGMFGAPTPGIPAVPSHYAPYNSGKQMVPCYYFQKGNCLKGDRCAFYHGPQSIGNNPPEPVAKVTSLPLEQPQTQKNDLLFIKDSVQPNNSIQQGAPIVDDRGKMAVDRSKVNSARTATVAVHTASNAVSWPKSEMIKNTMPAFKESFAATSVDDHPESYQNHLPMESDPERDWNQSYEMPSADDLPQNSREADELLGESSPGFDVLVDNNADGAAYLHDEDFGGDMYPVEDYEYAPADFDVHAHHERDRFNGSNEQDQVGHMYDGYERKRRRSSSERSMERPFHSERRFLQGNRNPVEMDGSDLRHRLRRRRINESSLAISPERNGEHRRRDERYRDRDERHRERAHSNSTHRDRHQGSRGSTLSSRLQGRIKLPGRSPDRVDTHSEKERDRRRLCDRLSPVRRMEYQGDRHMDAGQCEERTRRRSSELALGARNADGQHSTREVVDSRTFSNRKTLRDSSKEKSVEPEASLDFEGPKPLSVILQRKREAAWGNGSSASPKEDKSAEVSRGQPTSLPEVEKEGENIISSEEYKSGSGDEEFRDEGHIPFEGHGQSSSHGDRLEGEDIIEVDPVENQDAEKYDQREGESYYEAIEGQDYKSEDENAYEDDEEFDDDDDDFARKVGVVFS; translated from the exons ATGGAGGCggacggcgccgcggcggcggaggcgagcacggaggccggcgcgagcgcgagcgcgaggcCGTTGGcgcccgaggaggaggcgctgcGGCGCAACACCGACTGCGTCTACTTCCTCGCCTCGCCCCTCACGTGCAAGAAG GGGAATGAATGTGACTTTCGTCACAGTGAGGGCGCCCGTATGAACCCTAGGGACTGTTGGTACTGGTTAAATAGCAATTGCTTGAATCCAAAGTGTCCATTTCGCCATCCG CCAATTGACGGTATGTTTGGTGCTCCAACTCCTGGAATACCTGCAGTTCCTTCACACTATGCTCCATATAACTCAGGAAAGCAGATGGTTCCATGCTATTACTTTCAAAAGGGAAACTGCTTGAAAGGTGACAGATGCGCTTTTTACCATGGGCCACAATCAATTGGAAATAATCCACCAGAACCAGTGGCAAAAGTTACTTCCTTGCCTTTGGAGCAGCCTCAGACCCAAAAGaatgatttattgtttattaaaGATTCTGTGCAGCCAAATAATTCAATTCAGCAAGGTGCACCAATAGTTGATGACAGGGGCAAAATGGCTGTTGATCGGTCCAAGGTTAATTCTGCCAGGACAGCTACAGTTGCAGTGCACACAGCTTCCAATGCAGTGTCTTGGCCTAAGTCAGAGATGATAAAGAATACAATGCCAGCATTTAAGGAAAGCTTCGCTGCTACTTCAGTAGACGATCATCCTGAGAGCTACCAGAACCATCTTCCAATGGAAAGTGATCCTGAGAGAGATTGGAACCAAAGTTACGAAATGCCTTCTGCAGATGATCTGCCCCAGAACAGTAGGGAGGCTGATGAACTTTTGGGTGAATCTTCACCTGGCTTTGATGTTCTTGTGGACAATAATGCAGATGGTGCTGCTTATTTACACGACGAAGATTTTGGAGGAGATATGTATCCAGTGGAAGATTATGAATATGCTCCAGCTGATTTCGATGTTCATGCACATCATGAAAGAGATCGATTCAATGGATCAAATGAGCAAGACCAGGTAGGCCACATGTACGATGGCTATGAGAGAAAACGGCGTAGATCATCATCTGAGAGGAGCATGGAAAGGCCTTTCCACTCAGAAAGAAGGTTTCTGCAAGGAAATAGAAACCCTGTTGAGATGGACGGATCGGATTTACGTCACCGACTTCGCAGGAGGAGAATAAATGAGTCTTCATTGGCAATTAGCCCAGAACGCAATGGAGAGCATCGACGGAGGGATGAGCGCTACAGGGATAGGGATGAGCGCCACAGGGAAAGGGCACATAGTAACTCTACACACAGAGATCGTCATCAGGGTTCTCGAGGAAGCACTCTTAGCTCTCGTCTGCAAGGCAGAATAAAGCTTCCTGGAAGATCACCTGACAGAGTTGATACTCACTCTGAAAAAGAGCGAGATAGAAGAAGACTCTGTGACAGGCTGTCTCCAGTTAGGCGTATGGAATATCAAGGTGACAGGCATATGGATGCAGGGCAGTGTGAAGAGCGGACCCGGCGGAGATCAAGTGAACTTGCTTTAGGTGCTAGGAATGCAGATGGCCAGCATTCGACAAGAGAAGTTGTGGACTCGCGCACATTCTCCAATCGCAAAACTTTGAGAGACTCCAGTAAGGAAAAAAGTGTTGAGCCTGAAGCATCACTTGATTTTGAGGGCCCAAAGCCCCTTAGCGTCATCTTacagaggaaaagagaggcgGCATGGGGCAATGGCTCATCTGCTAGTCCCAAAGAAGATAAATCTGCTGAGGTCTCACGTGGGCAACCTACTTCTCTACCTGAAGTTGAGAAGGAAGGTGAAAACATAATCAGCTCTGAAGAATACAAAAGTGGATCTGGTGATGAAGAGTTTAGAGACGAAGGCCACATCCCTTTTGAGGGCCATGGGCAATCTTCATCTCACGGTGACAGACTTGAAGGTGAAGATATTATTGAAGTGGATCCAGTGGAAAATCAAGACGCTGAGAAGTATGACCAGAGGGAGGGGGAGTCCTACTATGAGGCTATCGAAGGTCAGGACTACAAATCTGAAGACGAGAATGCAtatgaagatgatgaagaatttgatgatgatgatgatgattttgCTCGGAAAGTAGGGGTTGTTTTCTCTTAA
- the LOC102700895 gene encoding auxin response factor 12 isoform X2, translated as MSSSSAASIGPPPPPPPAPPEEEKKCLNSELWHACAGPLVCLPTVGTRVVYFPQGHSEQVAASTNKEVEGHIPNYPNLPAQLICQLHDVTMHADVETDEVYAQMTLQPLNPQEQNDAYLPAEMGIMSKQPTNYFCKTLTASDTSTHGGFSVPRRAAERVFPPLDFTQQPPAQELIARDIHDIEWKFRHIFRGQPKRHLLTTGWSVFVSAKRLVAGDSVLFIWNEKNQLLLGIRRASRPQTVMPSSVLSSDSMHIGLLAAAAHAAATNSRFTIFYNPRASPSEFVIPLSKYIKAVFHTRISVGMRFRMLFETEESSVRRYMGTITEVSDADPVRWPSSYWRSVKVGWDESTAGERPPRVSLWEIEPLTTFPMYPSLFPLRVKHPWYSGVASLHDDSNALMWLRGVAGEGGFQSLNFQSPGIGSWGQQRLHPSLLSTDHDQYQAVVAAAAAASQSGGYLKQQFLHLQQPMQPPQEHCNLNPLLQQQILQQASQQQIISPEAQNIQTMLSPSSMQQQLQQLQQMQQVQNDQKQKIQPEQSYQVPSSAVLPSPTSIPSHLREKFGFSDPNANSSSFIPSSSSDNMLDSSFLQGGSKAVDLSRFNQPVASEQQQQQQQQQQQQQQAWKQKFMGSQSVSFGGSVLHNSPTSKDGSVENKIGRDVQNQSLFSPQVDSSSLLYNMVPNLTSNVADGSLSTIPSGSTYLQNAMYGCLDDSSGLLQNTGENDPTTRTFVKVYKSGSVGRSLDITRFSNYAELREELGQMFGIKGQLDDPDRSGWQLVFVDRENDVLLLGDDPWESFVNSVWYIKILSPEDVHKMGKQGNDPRYLS; from the exons AtgagctcgtcgtcggcggccagcatcgggccgccgccgccgccgccccccgctCCGCCCGAGGAAG AGAAGAAGTGCCTCAACTCGGAGCTGTGGCACGCCTGCGCCGGCCCGCTGGTGTGCCTCCCGACCGTCGGCACGCGCGTCGTCTACTTCCCGCAGGGCCACAGCGAGCAG gtggcggcgtcgacgaACAAGGAGGTGGAGGGTCACATCCCCAACTACCCCAACCTGCCTGCGCAACTGATCTGCCAGCTCCACGATGTCACAATGCAC GCGGATGTGGAGACTGACGAAGTGTACGCGCAGATGACGCTCCAGCCGCTGAACCCT CAAGAGCAGAACGATGCCTACCTTCCCGCGGAGATGGGGATAATGAGCAAGCAGCCCACGAATTACTTCTGCAAGACGCTGACGGCGAGCGACACCAGCACGCACGGGGGGTTCTCCGTGCCCCGCCGTGCTGCTGAGCGTGTCTTCCCTCCTCTG GATTTCACACAGCAGCCTCCAGCTCAGGAGCTAATTGCACGGGATATTCATGATATCGAGTGGAAGTTCAGGCACATCTTCCGAG GTCAACCCAAACGGCATCTGCTAACTACTGGCTGGAGTGTTTTTGTTAGTGCTAAGAGGCTTGTTGCAGGAGATTCTGTGCTTTTCATATG GAATGAGAAAAACCAGCTTTTACTTGGAATAAGACGCGCCAGTCGGCCGCAGACTGTGATGCCTTCCTCTGTTCTTTCAAGTGACAGCATGCACATAGGTCTCCTTGCTGCAGCAGCTCATGCTGCTGCTACAAACAGCCGTTTCACAATTTTCTACAACCCCCG GGCAAGTCCATCAGAATTCGTCATACCACTTTCAAAATACATCAAGGCTGTTTTCCATACTCGAATATCAGTTGGGATGCGGTTCAGGATGTTGTTCGAGACTGAGGAGTCAAGCGTTCGCAG GTACATGGGGACGATAACAGAAGTTAGTGATGCGGACCCTGTCCGTTGGCCAAGTTCCTATTGGAGATCGGTGAAG GTTGGTTGGGATGAATCAACTGCAGGGGAAAGGCCGCCAAGAGTTTCTTTATGGGAAATCGAACCTTTGACAACCTTTCCAATGTATCCATCTTTGTTCCCGCTGAGAGTTAAGCATCCTTGGTATTCAGGAGTTGCTTCTCTGCATG ATGACAGCAATGCTTTAATGTGGCTGAGAGGAGTTGCTGGTGAGGGAGGTTTTCAGTCTCTGAACTTTCAGTCGCCTGGTATTGGCTCTTGGGGACAACAGAGGCTCCATCCATCCTTACTGAGCACCGATCACGATCAGTACCAAGCAgtagttgctgctgctgctgctgcttcccaGTCTGGTGGTTATCTTAAACAGCAATTCTTGCATCTTCAGCAACCTATGCAGCCCCCTCAAGAGCACTGTAACCTCAACCCATTACTGCAGCAACAAATTCTGCAGCAAGCAAGCCAACAACAGATAATTAGTCCTGAGGCCCAAAACATCCAAACAATGCTGAGCCCAAGTTCTATGCAGCAGCAACTCCAGCAACTCCAGCAAATGCAGCAGGTTCAGAATGATCAGAAGCAGAAGATTCAACCAGAGCAAAGCTACCAAGTTCCTAGCAGTGCAGTTCTCCCAAGTCCAACATCAATACCGAGCCATTTGCGAGAAAAATTTGGTTTCTCTGATCCTAACGCGAATTCGTCAAGCTTCATCCCCTCTAGCAGTAGTGACAACATGTTGGATTCGAGCTTCCTTCAGGGTGGTTCAAAAGCTGTGGACTTGTCTCGATTTAATCAACCTGTAGCtagcgagcagcagcagcagcagcagcagcagcagcagcaacagcaacaggcATGGAAGCAGAAATTTATGGGTTCACAGTCAGTGTCTTTTGGTGGCTCGGTTTTGCATAATTCACCCACAAGTAAAGATGGTTCTGTTGAAAACAAAATTGGCCGTGATGTGCAGAACCAGTCCCTTTTTAGTCCACAAGTTgactcttcctctcttctgtACAACATGGTACCTAATCTGACTTCAAATGTTGCGGATGGTAGCTTATCAACGATCCCTTCTGGATCAACTTATCTGCAGAATGCAATGTATGGTTGCTTGGACGATTCTTCTGGTTTATTGCAAAATACAGGAGAGAACGATCCAACAACCAGAACATTTGTGAAG GTTTACAAGTCAGGTTCGGTTGGGAGGTCGTTGGACATCACCCGGTTCTCTAATTATGCTGAACTTCGAGAAGAACTGGGTCAGATGTTCGGCATTAAGGGTCAGTTGGACGACCCTGATAGATCAGGCTGGCAGCTTGTATTCGTCGACAGGGAGAATGACGTGCTTCTCCTTGGAGACGACCCCTGGGA GTCCTTTGTGAATAGTGTATGGTACATCAAGATACTTTCACCTGAGGATGTGCATAAGATGGGAAAGCAAGGAAATGATCCACGGTATTTGTCCTGA
- the LOC102700895 gene encoding auxin response factor 12 isoform X1 has product MSSSSAASIGPPPPPPPAPPEEGGWLEKKCLNSELWHACAGPLVCLPTVGTRVVYFPQGHSEQVAASTNKEVEGHIPNYPNLPAQLICQLHDVTMHADVETDEVYAQMTLQPLNPQEQNDAYLPAEMGIMSKQPTNYFCKTLTASDTSTHGGFSVPRRAAERVFPPLDFTQQPPAQELIARDIHDIEWKFRHIFRGQPKRHLLTTGWSVFVSAKRLVAGDSVLFIWNEKNQLLLGIRRASRPQTVMPSSVLSSDSMHIGLLAAAAHAAATNSRFTIFYNPRASPSEFVIPLSKYIKAVFHTRISVGMRFRMLFETEESSVRRYMGTITEVSDADPVRWPSSYWRSVKVGWDESTAGERPPRVSLWEIEPLTTFPMYPSLFPLRVKHPWYSGVASLHDDSNALMWLRGVAGEGGFQSLNFQSPGIGSWGQQRLHPSLLSTDHDQYQAVVAAAAAASQSGGYLKQQFLHLQQPMQPPQEHCNLNPLLQQQILQQASQQQIISPEAQNIQTMLSPSSMQQQLQQLQQMQQVQNDQKQKIQPEQSYQVPSSAVLPSPTSIPSHLREKFGFSDPNANSSSFIPSSSSDNMLDSSFLQGGSKAVDLSRFNQPVASEQQQQQQQQQQQQQQAWKQKFMGSQSVSFGGSVLHNSPTSKDGSVENKIGRDVQNQSLFSPQVDSSSLLYNMVPNLTSNVADGSLSTIPSGSTYLQNAMYGCLDDSSGLLQNTGENDPTTRTFVKVYKSGSVGRSLDITRFSNYAELREELGQMFGIKGQLDDPDRSGWQLVFVDRENDVLLLGDDPWESFVNSVWYIKILSPEDVHKMGKQGNDPRYLS; this is encoded by the exons AtgagctcgtcgtcggcggccagcatcgggccgccgccgccgccgccccccgctCCGCCCGAGGAAGGTGGGTGGCTAG AGAAGAAGTGCCTCAACTCGGAGCTGTGGCACGCCTGCGCCGGCCCGCTGGTGTGCCTCCCGACCGTCGGCACGCGCGTCGTCTACTTCCCGCAGGGCCACAGCGAGCAG gtggcggcgtcgacgaACAAGGAGGTGGAGGGTCACATCCCCAACTACCCCAACCTGCCTGCGCAACTGATCTGCCAGCTCCACGATGTCACAATGCAC GCGGATGTGGAGACTGACGAAGTGTACGCGCAGATGACGCTCCAGCCGCTGAACCCT CAAGAGCAGAACGATGCCTACCTTCCCGCGGAGATGGGGATAATGAGCAAGCAGCCCACGAATTACTTCTGCAAGACGCTGACGGCGAGCGACACCAGCACGCACGGGGGGTTCTCCGTGCCCCGCCGTGCTGCTGAGCGTGTCTTCCCTCCTCTG GATTTCACACAGCAGCCTCCAGCTCAGGAGCTAATTGCACGGGATATTCATGATATCGAGTGGAAGTTCAGGCACATCTTCCGAG GTCAACCCAAACGGCATCTGCTAACTACTGGCTGGAGTGTTTTTGTTAGTGCTAAGAGGCTTGTTGCAGGAGATTCTGTGCTTTTCATATG GAATGAGAAAAACCAGCTTTTACTTGGAATAAGACGCGCCAGTCGGCCGCAGACTGTGATGCCTTCCTCTGTTCTTTCAAGTGACAGCATGCACATAGGTCTCCTTGCTGCAGCAGCTCATGCTGCTGCTACAAACAGCCGTTTCACAATTTTCTACAACCCCCG GGCAAGTCCATCAGAATTCGTCATACCACTTTCAAAATACATCAAGGCTGTTTTCCATACTCGAATATCAGTTGGGATGCGGTTCAGGATGTTGTTCGAGACTGAGGAGTCAAGCGTTCGCAG GTACATGGGGACGATAACAGAAGTTAGTGATGCGGACCCTGTCCGTTGGCCAAGTTCCTATTGGAGATCGGTGAAG GTTGGTTGGGATGAATCAACTGCAGGGGAAAGGCCGCCAAGAGTTTCTTTATGGGAAATCGAACCTTTGACAACCTTTCCAATGTATCCATCTTTGTTCCCGCTGAGAGTTAAGCATCCTTGGTATTCAGGAGTTGCTTCTCTGCATG ATGACAGCAATGCTTTAATGTGGCTGAGAGGAGTTGCTGGTGAGGGAGGTTTTCAGTCTCTGAACTTTCAGTCGCCTGGTATTGGCTCTTGGGGACAACAGAGGCTCCATCCATCCTTACTGAGCACCGATCACGATCAGTACCAAGCAgtagttgctgctgctgctgctgcttcccaGTCTGGTGGTTATCTTAAACAGCAATTCTTGCATCTTCAGCAACCTATGCAGCCCCCTCAAGAGCACTGTAACCTCAACCCATTACTGCAGCAACAAATTCTGCAGCAAGCAAGCCAACAACAGATAATTAGTCCTGAGGCCCAAAACATCCAAACAATGCTGAGCCCAAGTTCTATGCAGCAGCAACTCCAGCAACTCCAGCAAATGCAGCAGGTTCAGAATGATCAGAAGCAGAAGATTCAACCAGAGCAAAGCTACCAAGTTCCTAGCAGTGCAGTTCTCCCAAGTCCAACATCAATACCGAGCCATTTGCGAGAAAAATTTGGTTTCTCTGATCCTAACGCGAATTCGTCAAGCTTCATCCCCTCTAGCAGTAGTGACAACATGTTGGATTCGAGCTTCCTTCAGGGTGGTTCAAAAGCTGTGGACTTGTCTCGATTTAATCAACCTGTAGCtagcgagcagcagcagcagcagcagcagcagcagcagcaacagcaacaggcATGGAAGCAGAAATTTATGGGTTCACAGTCAGTGTCTTTTGGTGGCTCGGTTTTGCATAATTCACCCACAAGTAAAGATGGTTCTGTTGAAAACAAAATTGGCCGTGATGTGCAGAACCAGTCCCTTTTTAGTCCACAAGTTgactcttcctctcttctgtACAACATGGTACCTAATCTGACTTCAAATGTTGCGGATGGTAGCTTATCAACGATCCCTTCTGGATCAACTTATCTGCAGAATGCAATGTATGGTTGCTTGGACGATTCTTCTGGTTTATTGCAAAATACAGGAGAGAACGATCCAACAACCAGAACATTTGTGAAG GTTTACAAGTCAGGTTCGGTTGGGAGGTCGTTGGACATCACCCGGTTCTCTAATTATGCTGAACTTCGAGAAGAACTGGGTCAGATGTTCGGCATTAAGGGTCAGTTGGACGACCCTGATAGATCAGGCTGGCAGCTTGTATTCGTCGACAGGGAGAATGACGTGCTTCTCCTTGGAGACGACCCCTGGGA GTCCTTTGTGAATAGTGTATGGTACATCAAGATACTTTCACCTGAGGATGTGCATAAGATGGGAAAGCAAGGAAATGATCCACGGTATTTGTCCTGA